The Rhododendron vialii isolate Sample 1 chromosome 5a, ASM3025357v1 genome contains a region encoding:
- the LOC131325652 gene encoding uncharacterized protein LOC131325652: MVMTTMTAACFRVDHWKSLRVLLKLKNETVLIELKNGTIVHAQSQKLIPINVDGAVIVADGGRKGATAVAVPKVAQKIVTLKPDPKIMIEISSDTLGEIKIKKPVVND, translated from the exons ATGGTTATGACGACAATGACAGCGGCGTGTTTTAGAGTGGACCACTGGAAGAGTTTGAG GGTCTTGTTGAAGTTGAAGAACGAGACCGTGTTGATTGAGCTCAAGAATGGCACCATTGTTCACGCACAATCAcag AAACTGATTCCAATCAATGTGGATGGAGCAGTCATCGTTGCCGATGGAGGAAGGAAAGGAGCGACGGCCGTGGCTGTACCAAAAGTGGCTCAAAAAATAGTGACTTTGAAACCAGATCCCAAAATTATGATTGAGATAAGCTCTGATACATTAGGAGAGATCAAGATCAAGAAACCGGTTGTGAACGATTAA